A section of the Bradyrhizobium oligotrophicum S58 genome encodes:
- a CDS encoding propionyl-CoA synthetase, with amino-acid sequence MSAASRYHEVHARSLQDPEGFWAEAARAIDWIEPAKKIFDPAMGAYGRWFAGAVVNTCYNALDRHVAAGRGEQLALIHDSPLTNSVTRLTYAEMLKEVQTLAAIMQDFGVVKGDRVILYMPMVPEAMVAMLACARIGAVHSVVFGGFAAKELATRIDDATPKLVLSASCGIEPGRIVQYKPLLDQAIELADNRPQACIILQRPEHVCELKPGRDYDWAALRKSALVNGKLAPCVPVLATDPLYILYTSGTTGKPKGVVRDNGGHLVALKWSMEYLYGIKPGEVWWCGSDIGWVVGHSYIIYGPLIHGATSVMYEGKPVGTPDAGAFWRVIAEHKAVALFTAPTAFRAIRKEDPEGTLLRQYDLSQFRTLFLAGERADPPTVEWAEQQLKVPVVDHWWQTETGWCIAGNPVGLGLLPVKHGSPTVPMPGYQVDIVDEASKPVPANTMGSIVIKLPMPPGCLPTLWQQEDRFKESYLSEFPGYYKTSDAGFKDEDGYVFVMGRTDDIINVAGHRLSTGGMEEILASHPDVAECAVLGIKDAIKGEVPCGFLVLKAGVSRSPSVIEKEIVALVRDKLGPVAAFKLAITVGRLPKTRSGKILRGTIKKIADGEQWSMPATIEDPKVLDEIGEALKSRV; translated from the coding sequence ATGAGCGCTGCGAGCCGCTATCACGAGGTCCATGCCCGATCGCTGCAGGATCCGGAGGGGTTCTGGGCCGAGGCTGCGCGTGCGATCGACTGGATCGAACCCGCGAAAAAGATCTTCGATCCCGCGATGGGCGCCTATGGCCGCTGGTTTGCCGGCGCCGTCGTCAACACCTGCTACAACGCGCTCGATCGCCATGTCGCCGCCGGCCGCGGCGAGCAGCTGGCGCTGATTCATGATTCGCCGCTCACCAATTCGGTTACGCGGCTGACCTATGCCGAGATGCTGAAGGAGGTGCAGACTCTCGCCGCCATCATGCAGGATTTCGGCGTCGTCAAGGGCGACCGCGTCATCCTCTATATGCCGATGGTGCCGGAGGCGATGGTCGCGATGCTCGCCTGCGCGCGCATCGGCGCGGTGCATTCGGTGGTGTTCGGCGGCTTCGCCGCCAAGGAGCTCGCCACCCGCATCGACGATGCGACGCCGAAGCTGGTGCTGTCGGCGAGCTGCGGCATCGAGCCCGGCCGCATCGTGCAGTACAAGCCGCTGCTCGACCAGGCGATCGAACTCGCGGACAACAGGCCACAGGCCTGCATCATCCTGCAGCGGCCCGAGCATGTCTGCGAGCTGAAGCCCGGCCGTGATTACGATTGGGCCGCCTTGCGCAAATCCGCGCTCGTCAACGGCAAGCTCGCGCCGTGCGTGCCGGTGCTGGCGACCGATCCACTCTACATCCTCTATACGTCAGGTACGACCGGCAAGCCGAAGGGCGTGGTGCGCGACAATGGCGGGCACCTGGTCGCGTTGAAATGGTCGATGGAGTACCTCTACGGCATCAAGCCTGGCGAGGTGTGGTGGTGCGGCTCCGACATCGGCTGGGTGGTCGGCCACAGCTACATCATCTACGGCCCGCTGATCCATGGCGCGACCTCGGTGATGTACGAGGGCAAGCCGGTCGGCACGCCCGACGCCGGCGCGTTCTGGCGCGTGATCGCCGAGCACAAGGCCGTGGCGTTGTTCACCGCGCCGACTGCGTTCCGCGCCATCCGCAAGGAGGATCCGGAAGGCACGCTGCTGCGCCAATACGACCTGTCGCAGTTCCGCACGCTGTTCCTGGCCGGCGAGCGCGCCGATCCGCCGACGGTGGAATGGGCCGAGCAGCAGCTCAAGGTGCCGGTGGTCGACCATTGGTGGCAGACCGAGACCGGCTGGTGCATCGCCGGCAATCCGGTTGGCCTCGGGCTGCTGCCGGTCAAGCACGGCTCGCCGACGGTCCCGATGCCTGGCTATCAGGTCGACATCGTCGACGAGGCATCGAAGCCCGTGCCGGCCAACACCATGGGCTCGATCGTGATCAAGCTGCCGATGCCGCCCGGCTGCCTGCCGACCTTGTGGCAGCAGGAGGACCGCTTCAAGGAATCCTATCTCAGCGAATTCCCTGGCTACTACAAGACCTCGGATGCCGGCTTCAAGGACGAGGACGGCTACGTCTTCGTGATGGGCCGTACCGACGACATCATCAATGTCGCCGGCCACAGGCTGTCGACCGGGGGCATGGAGGAGATCCTCGCTTCGCATCCGGATGTCGCCGAATGCGCGGTGCTCGGCATCAAGGATGCGATCAAGGGCGAGGTGCCTTGCGGCTTCCTCGTGCTCAAGGCCGGCGTGTCGCGCAGCCCCTCCGTGATCGAGAAGGAGATCGTGGCGCTGGTGCGCGACAAGCTGGGTCCCGTCGCCGCGTTCAAGCTCGCCATCACGGTCGGCCGCCTGCCAAAGACGCGGTCGGGCAAGATCCTGCGCGGCACGATCAAGAAGATCGCCGACGGCGAGCAATGGAGCATGCCGGCCACGATCGAGGATCCCAAGGTGCTCGACGAGATCGGCGAGGCACTGAAGAGCCGCGTCTAG
- a CDS encoding OmpW/AlkL family protein yields MNTILKLSSSLLVLAAVCGAMSSAQAADLQAAPVYTKAPVVEAWNPWMIRVRALGVLPDAGGSTVNVTGVPALSSPNSGLSISNSVVPELDISYFFTKNIAAELILGVTRHSISGTGTLNGLNIGKSWLLPPTLTLQYHFTDFGAFKPYVGAGVNYTVFYNQNAANQVSNGLAVTNLHISNQWGAAVQFGFDYMLDRHWGLNVDVKKLWLQPNYSATVNGAIPVSGRANIDPWLVGAGVTYKF; encoded by the coding sequence ATGAACACAATATTGAAACTCTCGTCGTCGCTGCTGGTGCTGGCAGCGGTCTGCGGAGCCATGAGCTCCGCGCAAGCCGCCGACCTGCAGGCGGCGCCGGTCTATACCAAGGCGCCGGTGGTCGAAGCCTGGAATCCCTGGATGATCCGCGTCCGCGCGCTCGGCGTGCTGCCGGATGCCGGCGGCTCCACCGTGAACGTGACCGGGGTGCCGGCGCTGTCGTCGCCGAATTCCGGCCTGTCGATCTCCAACTCGGTCGTGCCCGAGCTCGACATCAGCTACTTCTTCACCAAGAACATCGCGGCTGAGCTGATCCTCGGCGTCACCCGGCATTCGATCAGCGGCACCGGCACGCTGAACGGCCTCAACATCGGCAAGTCGTGGCTGCTGCCGCCGACCCTCACTTTGCAATATCACTTCACCGATTTCGGCGCCTTCAAGCCCTATGTCGGCGCGGGCGTGAACTACACGGTGTTCTACAATCAGAACGCCGCCAATCAGGTGTCGAACGGCCTCGCCGTCACCAACCTGCATATCTCCAACCAGTGGGGCGCGGCGGTCCAGTTCGGCTTCGACTACATGCTCGACCGGCATTGGGGCCTGAACGTCGACGTCAAGAAGCTGTGGCTGCAGCCGAACTACTCGGCGACCGTCAACGGCGCGATTCCGGTGTCCGGCCGGGCCAACATCGATCCGTGGCTGGTCGGCGCCGGCGTTACCTACAAGTTCTGA
- a CDS encoding DUF1013 domain-containing protein: MSNAPLMPKATAVWLVDNTALTFDQVADFTKMHPLEVRAIADGDAAQGIKGMDPISTGQLTREEIEKAERDPNYRLRLQESKVVLPPQPKRKGPRYTPVSRRHERPSAILWLVRNHPELKDASIMRLVGTTKTTIASVRDRTHWNAQTLTPMDPVTLGLCSQIELDFEVQRAAKEKPLDANYSGATLLPASETTRKDEYEPAGRDSDDLNVDAVFAKLKTIGGKKHDEDEE, encoded by the coding sequence ATGAGCAACGCCCCGCTGATGCCGAAGGCAACTGCCGTGTGGCTGGTCGACAATACCGCCCTGACCTTCGACCAGGTCGCCGATTTTACCAAGATGCACCCGCTCGAGGTGCGCGCCATTGCCGACGGCGACGCGGCCCAGGGCATCAAGGGGATGGATCCGATCTCGACCGGGCAGCTCACCCGTGAGGAGATCGAGAAGGCCGAGCGCGACCCGAATTACCGCCTGCGGCTGCAGGAGAGCAAGGTCGTGCTGCCGCCTCAGCCGAAGCGCAAGGGACCCCGCTACACCCCCGTGTCGCGCCGCCATGAGCGCCCGAGCGCCATCCTCTGGCTGGTGCGGAACCATCCCGAGCTCAAGGACGCCTCGATCATGCGCCTGGTCGGCACCACCAAGACCACGATCGCCAGCGTGCGCGACCGCACCCATTGGAACGCGCAGACGCTGACGCCGATGGACCCGGTGACGCTCGGCCTGTGTTCCCAGATCGAACTCGACTTCGAGGTGCAGCGCGCCGCCAAGGAGAAGCCGCTCGACGCCAATTACAGCGGCGCCACCCTGCTGCCGGCCTCCGAGACCACCCGCAAGGACGAGTACGAGCCGGCGGGCCGCGATTCCGACGACCTCAACGTCGACGCCGTGTTTGCCAAGCTCAAGACCATCGGCGGCAAGAAGCACGACGAGGACGAGGAGTAG
- the ispH gene encoding 4-hydroxy-3-methylbut-2-enyl diphosphate reductase gives MAAKPDLKIVLCSPRGFCAGVVRAIDTVERALAIYGAPVYVRHEIVHNKYVVDSLKTKGAIFVEELAEIPDSTNAPVVFSAHGVPKSVPAEAQSRNFFSLDATCPLVTKVHREAAIHFKRGREILLIGHSHHPEVVGTVGQLPPGAVTLIETAEDAATFTPKDPNNLAFVTQTTLSIDDTKDIVAILKGRFPNISGPHKEDICYATTNRQLAVKKVAPVVDALIVVGAPNSSNSQRLREVAEREGCPIAVLAQRASDIDWARFEGITSLGITAGASAPEVIVEEIMGAFAERYVLHVETVSAAEENEFFPLPRSLRPEAAAE, from the coding sequence ATGGCAGCCAAACCAGACCTCAAAATCGTGCTTTGCTCGCCGCGCGGCTTCTGCGCCGGCGTGGTGCGCGCCATCGACACCGTGGAACGGGCGCTCGCCATCTATGGCGCCCCGGTCTATGTCCGCCACGAGATCGTGCACAATAAATACGTCGTCGACAGCCTGAAGACCAAGGGCGCGATCTTCGTCGAGGAACTGGCCGAGATCCCCGACAGTACCAACGCACCGGTGGTATTTTCGGCCCATGGTGTGCCGAAATCGGTCCCGGCCGAGGCCCAGTCGCGCAATTTCTTCTCCCTGGACGCGACCTGCCCGCTGGTCACCAAGGTCCACCGCGAGGCGGCGATCCACTTCAAGCGGGGACGCGAGATCCTGCTGATCGGCCATTCGCACCACCCGGAGGTGGTTGGCACCGTCGGCCAGCTGCCCCCCGGCGCGGTGACCCTGATCGAGACCGCCGAGGATGCGGCGACCTTCACCCCGAAGGACCCGAACAACCTGGCCTTCGTCACCCAGACCACGCTGTCGATCGACGACACCAAGGACATCGTCGCGATCCTCAAGGGCCGTTTCCCGAACATCTCGGGCCCGCACAAGGAAGACATCTGCTACGCCACCACCAACCGCCAGCTGGCGGTGAAGAAGGTGGCACCGGTGGTCGACGCCCTGATCGTGGTCGGCGCGCCGAATTCGTCGAATTCGCAGCGCCTGCGCGAGGTCGCCGAGCGCGAAGGCTGTCCGATTGCGGTTTTGGCGCAGCGTGCCAGCGACATCGACTGGGCGCGCTTCGAGGGCATCACGAGCCTCGGCATCACCGCCGGCGCCTCGGCGCCCGAGGTGATCGTCGAGGAGATCATGGGCGCCTTTGCCGAGCGCTATGTGCTCCACGTCGAGACGGTCTCGGCGGCCGAGGAGAACGAGTTTTTCCCGCTGCCGCGGTCGTTGCGGCCGGAAGCCGCTGCCGAGTAA